Proteins from a single region of Vairimorpha necatrix chromosome 6, complete sequence:
- a CDS encoding fructose-bisphosphate aldolase A (ALDOA), whose amino-acid sequence MDKNSDNLLKLGANAKRILENYKGILAVDESPNSIGEKFKKFNIENTEENRKNFRELLFTSDHLEKYIGGVILNEETFSQKTNKDESLVDILLNKNIDVGIKLDKGLQDFEDNEKISVGLEDLENRIQNPLFEKATFAKWRSLFLASKDLPTISCIDENCQTLAKYASICQKYGKVPIVEPELYFNGNYHIDDAKRHTKSILSHLLRYLNDADVYIPGILIKMGYVTQGTDSEVKNSYNEIGMATLEGMISTIPCGVPGIVFLSGGHTEEDAIGYLRSVNSLRAFKTWDISFSYGRTLTDRPMEIWNGKETNKMKAQSTFIEIAEKCYLANQGK is encoded by the coding sequence ATGGACAAAAATTCAGATAATTTGCTCAAACTTGGTGCAAATGCCAAACGCATTcttgaaaattataaaggCATTCTCGCCGTAGACGAATCTCCAAATTCGATAGGcgaaaaattcaaaaaatttaatattgaaaatacagaagaaaatagaaaaaactTCAGAGAACTTCTTTTCACTTCAGATCatcttgaaaaatacattGGTGGCGTCATTCTCAATGAAGAAACTTTTTCtcaaaaaactaataaagaCGAGTCATTGgtagatattttattaaataagaatattGATGTCGGTATCAAATTAGATAAAGGATTACAAGATTTTGAAGATAATGAAAAGATTTCTGTTGGTTTAGAAGATTTAGAGAATAGGATACAGAATCctttatttgaaaaagcTACTTTTGCTAAATGGAGGTCGCTATTTTTAGCCAGTAAAGATTTACCAACTATTAGTTGTATAGATGAGAATTGTCAAACATTAGCCAAATACGCTAGTATTTGTCAGAAATATGGGAAAGTACCAATAGTAGAACcagaattatattttaatggGAATTATCATATTGATGACGCCAAGAGACATACTAAGAGTATTTTAAGTCATTTATTgagatatttaaatgatGCAGATGTTTATATACCTGGAATTTTAATCAAGATGGGATATGTTACACAAGGAACAGATTCAGaagttaaaaattcttataatGAAATAGGTATGGCTACGTTAGAAGGGATGATAAGTACGATTCCTTGTGGAGTGCCAGGGATAGTCTTTTTATCTGGAGGACATACAGAAGAAGATGCTATTGGATATTTGAGATCAGTAAACAGTCTGCGGGCGTTTAAGACGTGGGATATTAGTTTTAGTTATGGGCGTACTTTGACAGATAGGCCTATGGAGATATGGAATGGTAAAGAGACTAATAAGATGAAAGCGCAGAGTACATTTATTGAGATAGCAGAGAAGTGTTATTTGGCCAATCAAGggaaataa
- a CDS encoding homeobox domain-containing protein 16 translates to MDYTFQESEAICDLLFFKYANKKKIIKKDKFHNIKSQAQINLLNSVFDKDPYPNKNVKILISDLFEYEKYDPIQNWFQNKRQMSKVKGKRYMRRGISNKRLVEICVEYLREVNKTRRY, encoded by the coding sequence ATGGACTACACTTTCCAGGAATCTGAAGCAATATGTgacttattattttttaaatacgctaacaaaaaaaaaataataaaaaaagacaaattCCACAATATCAAATCTCAGGCACAGATAAATCTATTGAATTCTGTGTTTGATAAAGATCCGTATCCTAATAAGAATGTTAAGATATTGATATCTGACTTGTTcgaatatgaaaaatatgatcCAATACAGAACTGGTTTCAGAATAAAAGGCAGATGAGTAAAGTGAAAGGGAAAAGGTATATGAGACGAGGAATAAGTAATAAGAGATTGGTGGAGATATGTGTGGAATATTTAAGAGAAGTGAATAAAACAAGAAGGtattaa
- a CDS encoding UBX domain-containing protein, protein MSDNKQKDKEIIDFLTASGYDEDIIKKALSLTESRDLDDIVDVIMDIENNKSTCKVEQVTKEMPKIQNEDFTKVLEQNKKAILVDRMYREELIRRYQEEKKRREEEEQIPEEKVAEIKGDCVFNVRFPDSKSIKLCFMKGDTHNDLFNKIAEIYGSSNFSLYKMRDSEAIKKSSEKLENNKKIYPKAALYIE, encoded by the coding sequence ATGAGTgacaataaacaaaaagacaaagaaataattgatTTCTTGACTGCCTCGGGATATGATGAAGATATCATCAAGAAAGCTTTATCCTTGACAGAATCAAGAGATCTAGACGACATAGTTGATGTCATCATGGATATTGAGAATAATAAATCCACCTGTAAAGTAGAACAAGTCACAAAAGAGATGCCTAAAATACAGAACGAAGATTTTACAAAAGTACTAGAGCAGAACAAGAAGGCTATTCTGGTTGATAGAATGTACAGGGAAGAATTAATAAGAAGATAtcaagaagaaaaaaagagacgagaagaagaagaacaAATTCCAGAAGAAAAAGTTGCGGAAATAAAAGGCGACTGCGTTTTTAATGTTCGATTTCCAGACTCAAAATCTATAAAACTGTGTTTTATGAAGGGCGACACACACAATGACttgtttaataaaatcgCAGAAATTTACGGGAGCTCGAATTTTTCACTTTACAAAATGCGAGATAGCGAAGCTATTAAGAAATCTAGTgagaaattagaaaataataagaaaatatacCCCAAAGCAGCTTTATACATTGAATAA
- a CDS encoding U3 small nucleolar RNA-associated protein (MPP10) produces the protein MVKDVNTKSLLEIEKELIKKKDWKYLGEVDKKKRPLNSLLTKNDFSYDVTEQIESISQKQNVEIMKMALLRVREGTFDNYDFTVVEKQEEEIEYNEEENKDVVELYNEIESELLKISDFGSFGFMPDVEIKNYVKNEIKDKRRKNVKSLGNIKNVTVLK, from the coding sequence ATGGTAAAAGATGTAAATACAAAATCTTTACTAGAAATAGAAAAAGAACtcataaagaaaaaagactGGAAATATCTTGGCGAAGTtgataaaaagaaaagacCTTTAAATTCTCTACtaacaaaaaatgatttttcttACGATGTCACAGAACAAATCGAATCAATTTCCCAGAAACAAAATGTtgaaattatgaaaatgGCTCTTTTAAGAGTCAGAGAAGGAACTTTTGACAATTATGATTTTACAGTTGTAGAAAaacaagaagaagaaattgaGTATAACGAGGAAGAGAATAAAGATGTAGTAGAATTGTATAATGAAATAGAAAGTgagttattaaaaattagtgATTTTGGTAGTTTTGGGTTTATGCCGGAtgtagaaattaaaaattatgttaaaaatgagattaaagataaaagaagaaagaatGTCAAATCTCTTggaaatatcaaaaatgttacagttttaaaatga
- a CDS encoding ribosomal protein MDF1, which produces MKYELIAKADFDNIKGLSCDQTYPAILSCTACSFVHPKVVILTSESTIKEPNVYKCNWEMKCHSCKNDIKVSIYKSPSLSTVNIKDRYEDDVLVSYNPVNKNECLLSILECSGGEIREIKNVPLNILTDDLRLFNEKVVDEKRSLAEVYGNNKTYSIINYELEIRRVK; this is translated from the coding sequence atgaaatacGAGTTAATTGCCAAAGCTGATTTCGACAATATCAAAGGCCTTTCTTGTGACCAAACTTACCCCGCCATTTTATCATGCACTGCTTGTTCCTTCGTCCATCCCAAGGTAGTCATCTTAACCAGTGAGAGTACCATTAAAGAGCCCAATGTCTACAAATGTAACTGGGAGATGAAATGTCACTCATGTAAAAATGACATTAAAGTGTCTATTTACAAGTCCCCTTCTCTTAGTACTGTGAATATTAAGGATAGATATGAGGATGATGTACTTGTCTCGTATAATCCTGTGAATAAGAATGAGTGTCTTCTTTCTATTCTTGAGTGTAGTGGTGGAGAAATAAGAGAAATTAAGAATGTCCCTTTGAATATTTTGACAGATGATTTGAGACTTTTTAATGAGAAAGTGGTAGATGAGAAGAGATCCCTTGCAGAAGTGTATGGGAATAATAAGACTTATTCAATAATAAACTATGAATTAGAAATAAGACGagtcaaataa
- a CDS encoding homeobox domain-containing protein 15, with product MPHFSRLEDEADAIIGLVKIHRHTSRHMYTRHSKLSLLQKNVLYSVFTVSFFPSVKNKKDLGYLLGMSFESVDIWFKKMRKCVKSSSLEIKKISSSEILSIYINENGKLN from the coding sequence ATGCCTCATTTCTCCCGCCTCGAAGACGAGGCCGATGCCATCATCGGTCTCGTCAAGATACACAGACACACATCTCGTCACATGTACACTAGACATTCTAAGTTGTCTTTGTTACAGaagaatgttttatattctgTTTTTACAGTATCTTTTTTCCCATCTGTTAAGAATAAAAAGGATCTTGGGTATTTGTTGGGCATGTCGTTTGAGTCAGTTGATATTTGGTTTAAGAAAATGCGGAAGTGTGTTAAGAGTAGTAGTCTAGAAATTAAGAAGATATCATCTTCAGAGATATTgagtatatatattaatgaGAATGGCAAATTAAACTAA
- a CDS encoding zinc finger C2H2 domain-containing protein, translated as MVFCIFCGRSYKTKKAYKSHSESQSHKEKETDLKRDMKKFRKLFLTNLCSFIHRYDDYKDLEECYKSYIKNNTVSFRDVGYNSVISMVKDLRDLVDIKETDSKYFVKAYDRFVQKKEVKKINDSDSEEMSVEDISEYETYSGDQEGLLDCIRNKTNL; from the coding sequence ATGGTATTCTGTATATTCTGTGGTAGATCTTACAAGACTAAGAAGGCGTACAAGTCCCACTCTGAAAGTCAGTCacataaagaaaaagagacagatttaaaaagagaCATGAAGAAGTTCAGGAAATTATTCTTAACAAATCTGTGTTCTTTTATACACAGATATGATGATTATAAAGATCTAGAAGAGTGTTATAAGTCGTATATTAAGAATAATACAGTAAGTTTTAGAGACGTGGGATACAATAGTGTCATATCCATGGTCAAAGATCTTAGAGATTTAGTGGATATTAAAGAGACAGatagtaaatattttgtaaagGCCTATGATAGATTTGTACAGAAGAAAGAAGTAAAGAAAATCAATGATAGTGACAGTGAAGAGATGAGTGTAGAAGATATTAGTGAATATGAGACATATTCTGGAGATCAAGAAGGCTTATTAGACTGTATAAGAAACAAGACAAATTTGTAG
- a CDS encoding ribosomal protein uL2 has translation MGKVTRKIREETKKLRNPRKLSSPKYPNFPETTQGTVVDLVHERGRGVPLAHVKFNDEIYSLIATEGLYTGQTIFIGDNAPISIGNITKLKNVPGGMAVHSIEYDYEDGGCVGMTGGAYSTVVTHREETNETVLGLPSGQKKIFSSEVRCIVGVPSAGGIKEKPFLKASVAHYFNKAHCKKWPRVRCVAMNPVEHKFGGGNHQHVGRPTTISKRRPHAQLMGLIGARRTGRVKGSKK, from the coding sequence ATGGGTAAAGTTACTAGAAAAATCAGAGAAGAGACTAAGAAACTTAGAAATCCAAGGAAACTTAGTTCTCCTAAGTATCCTAATTTCCCAGAGACTACCCAGGGGACTGTGGTGGATTTAGTCCATGAGAGGGGAAGAGGCGTGCCTCTTGCCCATGTCAAGTTTAATGACGAGATTTATTCTCTTATTGCCACTGAAGGGCTTTACACTGGCCAGACTATTTTTATAGGAGATAATGCGCCCATTTCTATAGGAAATATTACTAAGCTTAAGAATGTGCCTGGAGGTATGGCAGTCCACTCTATTGAGTATGATTATGAAGATGGCGGCTGCGTGGGGATGACAGGAGGAGCTTATTCTACTGTAGTAACCCACAGGGAAGAGACCAATGAGACAGTCTTGGGCCTACCAAGCGGGCAGAAGAAGATCTTCAGTAGTGAAGTCAGGTGTATTGTGGGAGTCCCTTCTGCGGGTGGTATCAAAGAGAAGCCTTTTCTTAAGGCTTCTGTGGCTCATTACTTCAATAAAGCCCACTGTAAGAAATGGCCTAGAGTTCGGTGTGTGGCTATGAACCCAGTAGAACATAAATTTGGAGGAGGTAATCATCAACATGTAGGAAGACCGACTACTATTTCTAAGAGAAGACCACATGCTCAACTTATGGGATTAATAGGAGCAAGAAGAACTGGTAGAGTAAAAGGAagtaagaaataa
- a CDS encoding DNA replication ATP-dependent helicase/nuclease DNA2: MNDDELLKKLKTESKSHISFWSDSNKDTFEVEIPIADSEFSFTSAEISDQSNMKTSNNNKISNIKFIIRDIIKTQDTTKLYGDDVICNIRGEWRTINFEINTKLTVMTCLCCDKDLSKEYKDGFIIVEVDDETNYLFIEDDLMTITNFVSSIRCINNPYLSSKVADINFNFSDKCLVNGIILHEIMEECIINDNYKLSFIINKMNESIKENIVNIYICDSDEKTVRNDCMMITKNIISFTSTNDYKFEESEKQVSSLLMNLKGNCDAVGQNVVLEIKSGKYLDVSHKAQVLLYSLLLREKYKKTFFPCLFYISGNNFLNLTLRHSEIKSLMILRNKLTLINEIEDCSCSEFESCRILQKISKFRDTHWLKKMYLSINQEEKYRQKETWHLVKFKKQEDMTVVFINNDIPVEDVFINIYTVDLVKICKGIISKVDLYLYVSLSENINLEKDRDYYISFGNNDIFFKYMRWSLINIAYFKYINKSETSHGFQLPDEDIENEGLLDFSIDDIEVTEIKGNNTKINLKDDINIKDSLDDAIHSSLDRQISQTIKSNTTSTGSTENMPSSALSDTSSFVYFTPLPEIPRFKYKIPEIYLSQFLSLNNDQKSALYSALHCENYKIVHGMPGTGKSSVIVLLIKILVYLNKKVLLVCYTNLALTNILDKLKTIRSYRAKKESCNFSSVSDLKRYFKNIDLVASTCFGFRDPIFLNRSFDFCIIDEGSQQHLLLTLIPISLCTRFIIFGDHLQLKPLSKSNSLLSLSLFEYLLDSDHSELTIQYRMGPNIMRLSNELFYNNKLKLSTEKMKTEDTVSFVDSNTINYNKFITRVKDSTILCYFNSQVKKTRDLTKCQVETVDRFQGSEADNIIVVFDPIVKCGVLESRERLNVALTRARKNLILVGDINKMKDIQILQDLLAIMNID, translated from the coding sequence ATGAATGATGATGAATTACTTAAGAAGTTGAAAACCGAGTCTAAATCccatatttctttttggAGTGACTCCAATAAAGACACCTTCGAAGTAGAAATCCCCATTGCGGACAGCGAATTCTCATTCACCTCTGCCGAAATATCCGACCAATCAAATATGAAGACttctaataataataagatttctaatataaagTTCATTATTCGAGATATTATCAAGACACAAGATACTACTAAATTATACGGGGATGATGTGATTTGTAATATCAGAGGAGAATGGCGTACTATAAATTTCGAGATTAATACAAAGTTGACAGTCATGACTTGCTTATGCTGCGACAAAGATTTATCTAAAGAGTATAAAGACGGGTTTATTATAGTAGAGGTAGATGATGAGACTAATTATCTCTTTATTGAGGATGATCTGATGACTATCACTAATTTCGTCTCTAGTATTAGATGTATAAATAATCCTTATTTAAGTAGTAAAGTGGcagatataaatttcaatttctcGGATAAATGTTTAGTAAATGGGATTATCCTCCATGAGATCATGGAAGAGTGTATTATAAatgataattataaattatcatttataattaataagatGAATGAGAGTATAAAAGAGAATATagtgaatatttatatttgtgaCTCAGATGAGAAGACTGTAAGGAATGACTGTATGATGATCACTAAGaatattatttcatttaCAAGTACTaatgattataaatttgaggAATCTGAAAAACAAGTCTCTTCTTTACTAATGAATCTTAAAGGGAATTGTGACGCAGTAGGTCAGAATGTTGTACTAGAAATTAAGTCTGgtaaatatttagatgTCTCCCATAAGGCCCAAGTCTTGTTATACAGTCTACTTCTCAGAGAGAAGTATAAGAAGACATTCTTCCCTTGtctcttttatatttctggTAATAACTTCTTGAATTTGACTCTCAGACACAGTGAAATTAAGAGTCTCATGATTTTGAGGAATAAGTTGACTCTTATAAATGAGATAGAAGATTGTTCATGTAGTGAATTCGAGTCCTGTAGAATATTACAGAAGATTTCTAAGTTTAGAGACACACACTGGTTAAAAAAGATGTATCTCAGTATAAATCAAGAAGAGAAATACAGACAGAAAGAGACATGGCACTTAGTCAAGTTTAAGAAGCAAGAAGACATGACAGTAgtctttataaataatgataTCCCAGTAGAAgatgtatttataaatatttacacAGTAGATCTAGTGAAGATATGTAAAGGGATAATTAGTAAAGtggatttatatttgtatgtATCTCTAAGtgagaatataaatttagagAAGGATAGGGATTATTATATAAGCTTCGGGAATAATGACATATTCTTCAAGTATATGAGATGGTCACTAATTAATATAGCATATTTCaagtatataaataaatcagAGACATCTCATGGATTCCAATTACCAGATGAAGATATTGAGAATGAAGGATTATTAGATTTTAGTATTGACGACATAGAGGTCACTGAAATAAAAGGCAACAacacaaaaataaatttaaaagatgacataaatattaaagacaGTCTAGATGATGCAATACATTCATCCTTAGATAGACAAATATCTCAgacaataaaatcaaatactACTAGTACTGGAAGTACAGAAAATATGCCATCCTCTGCTTTATCAGACACTTCTTCATTCGTGTACTTCACTCCTCTACCAGAAATACCCCgctttaaatataaaatcccTGAGATTTACTTGTCTCAATTCTTAAGTCTCAATAATGACCAGAAATCCGCCCTATACTCCGCTCTACACTGCgagaattataaaatagtCCATGGGATGCCCGGCACAGGGAAGAGTAGTGTGATAGTCTTACTGATCAAGATACTAGTGTATCTTAATAAGAAGGTCTTACTAGTCTGTTATACAAATCTGGCCCTTACTAATATCCTGGATAAACTTAAGACTATTAGAAGTTACAGAGCCAAGAAAGAGTCCTGTAATTTCTCTAGTGTCTCAGATCTCAAGAGATATTTCAAGAATATAGATCTAGTGGCGAGTACATGCTTCGGATTTAGAGACCCCATATTTCTAAATAGATCTTTTGATTTCTGCATTATAGACGAGGGGTCTCAGCAGCATCTCCTCCTGACTCTTATCCCCATTTCTCTATGTActagatttataatattcggGGATCATTTACAGCTCAAGCCCCTTAGTAAGTCCAATTCTCTCCTGAGTCTAAGTCTATTTGAGTACTTACTTGACAGTGATCACTCAGAGTTGACTATACAGTACAGAATGGGACCAAATATAATGAGATTAAGTAATGAATTAttctataataataaactgAAACTTAGTACAGAGAAGATGAAGACTGAGGACACTGTATCATTTGTAGATTCAAAtactataaattataataagttTATTACTAGAGTAAAGGACTCTACAATCCTCTGCTATTTTAATTCACAAGTCAAAAAGACCAGGGACTTGACGAAGTGTCAAGTGGAGACAGTGGACAGATTCCAGGGATCAGAGGCGGATAATATAATAGTGGTATTTGACCCTATAGTCAAGTGTGGGGTACTTGAGTCAAGGGAGAGACTCAATGTGGCACTTACACGGGCGAGGAAGAATTTGATATTAGTGGGggatataaacaaaatgaaGGATATACAAATACTCCAAGATCTCCTAGCAATCATGAACATAGACTAG
- a CDS encoding dynein light chain, translated as MAKIEEEKSKIEEEVKFSDNRDFPEEIKKKIISELKGKTRNLEPTKVGSCLKMMLDRNFGSGWCVIIGGHFSGAFTYVGSLYIEITVREIVIVIFKTYKPDKN; from the coding sequence ATGGCAAAGATCGAAGAAGAAAAGTCAAAGATTGAAGAAGAAGTAAAATTTAGTGATAACAGGGATTTTCCtgaagaaataaagaagaagataATCTCAGAATTAAAAGGGAAGACTCGGAATTTAGAGCCCACCAAAGTGGGCTCGTGTCTCAAGATGATGCTAGACAGGAATTTTGGGTCAGGGTGGTGTGTCATAATAGGGGGTCATTTCTCAGGGGCCTTTACATATGTGGGGTCACTGTACATAGAAATAACAGTCAGAGAGATAGTGATAGTAATATTCAAGACATATAAACCCGACAAGAACTGA